One segment of Halalkalicoccus tibetensis DNA contains the following:
- the dcd gene encoding dCTP deaminase, translating to MILSDADILRRLEEGDLVVEPLDDPDLQIQPASVDLRLGHEFLEFQRANIPCIHPGSEQEVSEYVSETVIDEGEEFVLHPGDFVLGTTKERVEIPPDLLANVEGRSSLGRLAIVVHATAGLCDPGYRGQITLELSNLGTAPVALTPGMRISQLVFTEMKNAAERPYGSDRGSKYQDQRGPQASRIQGDHEFGGDQRASERREDARVSPRNSEEFGGEGR from the coding sequence ATGATCCTCTCGGACGCCGATATCCTCCGCCGACTGGAGGAGGGCGACCTCGTGGTCGAACCCCTCGACGACCCCGACCTGCAGATCCAGCCCGCGAGCGTCGACCTCAGGCTCGGCCACGAGTTCCTCGAGTTCCAGCGCGCGAACATCCCCTGCATCCATCCCGGCAGCGAGCAGGAGGTCTCGGAGTACGTCTCCGAGACCGTGATCGACGAGGGCGAGGAGTTCGTCCTCCATCCCGGCGACTTCGTGCTCGGCACCACGAAGGAGCGCGTCGAGATCCCGCCCGACCTGCTCGCGAACGTCGAGGGGCGCTCCTCGCTCGGCCGGCTCGCGATCGTGGTCCACGCGACTGCGGGGCTGTGCGATCCCGGGTATCGCGGCCAGATCACGCTGGAGCTCTCGAACCTGGGGACCGCGCCCGTCGCGCTCACCCCCGGCATGCGGATCAGTCAGCTGGTCTTCACCGAGATGAAGAACGCCGCCGAACGGCCCTACGGGAGCGATCGGGGCTCGAAGTACCAGGACCAACGCGGACCCCAGGCCTCGCGGATCCAGGGCGATCACGAGTTCGGAGGTGATCAGCGGGCGTCCGAGCGCCGCGAGGACGCGCGAGTCTCGCCGAGGAACTCGGAGGAGTTCGGGGGTGAGGGGCGATGA
- a CDS encoding thiamine-phosphate synthase family protein, producing the protein MKFVEEVVVEEFLPTFRSMLAEDLRDRGLTQSEVAELLGISQSAVSKYAHGEVARREAFLEDERVVELIEHVGEGLSTGDMSRVQALVEAEVLIRRLETRGDLLATLHEEAMPELAEYDGEFRIHDPESDLRTTERVLSSVRRGLRGLENASGFAGLIPNVGSNLVEATPEAVTIDDVAGVPGRIFDVKGRATIPGDPEFGVSEHVASVLLAAREHGSDANAALNVRYEPSLSALLSEAGHTVVEFDGEDDLEEAITEALGSEPEATVLAQTGGFGIEPVIYVLGEDAPAVVESIKPLLR; encoded by the coding sequence ATGAAGTTCGTCGAGGAGGTCGTCGTCGAGGAGTTCCTACCCACGTTCCGGTCGATGCTCGCCGAGGACCTCCGCGATCGGGGACTGACCCAGAGCGAGGTCGCGGAGCTGCTGGGGATCAGCCAGAGCGCCGTCTCGAAGTACGCCCACGGCGAGGTCGCCCGGCGCGAGGCGTTCCTTGAGGACGAGCGCGTCGTGGAGCTGATCGAGCACGTCGGGGAAGGCCTGTCGACCGGCGACATGAGCCGGGTCCAGGCGCTCGTCGAGGCGGAGGTGCTGATCCGCCGCCTCGAGACCCGCGGGGACCTCCTCGCGACGCTCCACGAGGAGGCGATGCCCGAGCTCGCCGAGTACGACGGCGAGTTCCGGATCCACGACCCCGAGAGCGACCTCCGGACCACCGAACGGGTGCTCTCGTCGGTCCGCCGGGGGCTTCGGGGCCTCGAGAACGCGAGCGGCTTCGCGGGCCTGATCCCCAACGTCGGCTCGAACCTCGTCGAGGCGACCCCCGAGGCCGTGACGATCGACGACGTCGCGGGCGTGCCGGGGCGGATCTTCGACGTGAAGGGCCGCGCGACCATCCCCGGCGACCCCGAGTTCGGGGTCAGCGAGCACGTCGCGAGCGTCCTGCTCGCCGCCCGCGAACACGGCAGCGACGCGAACGCGGCGCTGAACGTCCGCTACGAGCCCTCGCTGTCGGCGCTGCTCTCGGAGGCGGGCCACACCGTCGTCGAGTTCGACGGCGAGGACGACCTCGAGGAGGCGATCACGGAGGCGCTCGGTTCGGAGCCCGAGGCGACGGTGCTCGCCCAGACCGGCGGGTTCGGGATCGAACCCGTGATCTACGTCCTCGGCGAGGACGCCCCCGCGGTGGTCGAGTCGATCAAACCCCTCCTGCGATGA
- a CDS encoding class I SAM-dependent methyltransferase: MSAADFYTRWAELYDHVSRSIPGIAGLRKRTAEALELELGDTVVEMGCGTGANLAYLRKEVGPEGTVIGVDFSAGVLDRAREHVEREGWENVHLVRGDAIQPPLREADAVVATFVVGMFPDPEAVVESWCEFVGPGGRVALLNAARSRRAYGPLVNLPFRAFVYASTPHKRRFDDPTGVLDERVAAGHGALERRCERTVHDDGALGLVRLTAGRVV; encoded by the coding sequence ATGAGTGCCGCCGACTTCTACACCCGGTGGGCGGAGCTCTACGACCACGTCTCCCGATCGATCCCCGGGATCGCCGGACTGCGGAAACGGACCGCGGAGGCGCTGGAGCTCGAGCTGGGAGACACGGTAGTGGAGATGGGCTGTGGGACCGGCGCGAACCTCGCCTACCTCAGGAAGGAAGTCGGCCCCGAAGGGACGGTGATCGGCGTGGACTTCTCGGCGGGCGTGCTCGACCGGGCACGCGAGCACGTCGAACGGGAGGGGTGGGAGAACGTCCACCTCGTACGCGGGGACGCGATTCAGCCCCCTCTACGGGAAGCGGACGCGGTCGTCGCCACGTTTGTCGTCGGGATGTTCCCCGATCCCGAGGCGGTGGTCGAGAGCTGGTGTGAGTTCGTCGGGCCCGGCGGGCGGGTCGCCCTGCTCAACGCCGCCCGGAGCCGACGGGCCTACGGTCCGCTGGTGAACCTCCCCTTCCGGGCGTTCGTCTACGCCTCGACGCCCCACAAGCGCCGGTTCGACGATCCCACCGGGGTACTCGACGAACGGGTCGCGGCCGGACACGGCGCGCTCGAACGCCGGTGTGAGCGCACGGTGCACGACGACGGCGCGCTGGGGTTAGTCCGATTGACCGCCGGCCGCGTCGTCTAA
- a CDS encoding thioesterase family protein yields the protein MGEFSSDIQVRFRDIDAMGHVNNAVYATYVEQARTEYFKEVLETGLDSVSTVLATLELSYERPILLEQSVTVEIDVPEIGRSSLPMEYEIFADGERAATAESVQVFLDPETEKPHPIPDRFRERIAAFEDLDDAAGGQSD from the coding sequence ATGGGCGAGTTCTCCTCGGACATCCAGGTCAGGTTCCGCGACATCGACGCGATGGGCCACGTGAACAACGCCGTCTACGCGACCTACGTCGAGCAGGCGCGCACCGAGTACTTCAAGGAGGTCCTCGAGACGGGCCTCGATTCGGTCTCGACGGTGCTCGCGACCCTCGAGCTCTCCTACGAGCGCCCGATCCTCCTCGAGCAGTCGGTGACCGTCGAGATCGACGTCCCCGAGATTGGTCGCTCGAGCCTCCCCATGGAGTACGAGATCTTCGCGGACGGCGAGCGGGCGGCGACCGCCGAGTCGGTCCAGGTCTTCCTCGACCCCGAGACGGAGAAGCCCCACCCGATCCCCGATCGCTTTCGCGAGCGCATCGCGGCGTTCGAGGACTTAGACGACGCGGCCGGCGGTCAATCGGACTAA